The Pseudoliparis swirei isolate HS2019 ecotype Mariana Trench chromosome 17, NWPU_hadal_v1, whole genome shotgun sequence sequence ATTCCTTTTCCAGCTTGATGCGCTTAGAGAACGGACTGATAGGAGTGGGGCTACCCAGAAGCAGTTTTTTGGTGAGGCCGACGGAGGCGGACTCGTTCGGGGACGCTCCCCGTCCGTTGACGGTCGAGACGGAGCCCTCCGCCCCGCGGTCCGTCTCCATCACCGAGTTCCCGTCGCACATTTCGCGATTgtggtggtggtcttggttgaggtggtggtgaaggtgaaggtggttCTCCTTGGCCATGGCGTTCCGCTTGTGTGCGCTGAGGGCTTCGCTGAAGTGGTGCATGCTGGCGGCCAGGCCCATCCCTTGCATCACCTCGGGAAGCGAGCGAGGGATGGAACCCTCGTCGGCGACTCCTCCCAGCCGGCTCCCGATGCAGCCGTTGTTTTCGTGCTGACGCGGCGCCTCCAGGGTCAAGCCGAAGTGATAGCTGTTGCTGGTCCTCCTGGCCGCCCTCTCTCGGTTCCGctcttcttcgtcctcctcttcctcctcctcctcctcctcttcctcctcctcctcctcttcttcctcctcttcctcctcctcctcctccccgttcTCTCGCAACATGCGGTTGTTCTCGCTTTTCAACTTGGCCACCACTGACTTCAGGGCGTTGCTGGCGCTGCCCAGGTGCTCGCTGGTGCCCGGCTCCGGGGAGGAGGCGGTCGAGAGGCCGTCTTCTGACTTGCCTGTGTTTGGCGAGGACgacttgtgcatgtgtgtcttcatATGGCGTTTCAGTTTGCTGGCCTGAGTACAAGCGTGATCACACAGGTGACACTTGTAGGGCTTCTCTCCCGTGTGGCTGCGCCGGTGCACTATTAGATTGCTCTGGAACTTGAAGGCCTTGCCACAAAACTCGCAACACTTTGATTTCAACGGGGTGGCGGAGGAGGGCGTCGCACCTGCGGAGGGGAGAGGGGTGGTGGGAGTGGTCTGAGAACCCACGGGTGACTGCATGGAGCCggggagagggggtggggtggCGAGATACGGGGGTTTGGTGCCCCCTACACCTCCTCCACTCACTCCTCCTGTCTGGAATGGTTGGAGCAAGCGTTGCATGGGGCTGGGCCTGCTGGGGGACAGTGGGGGAGTGGACCCTAAATTGTTTCCCGCCAGCTCTCGTAGCCGCCGCGAGAAGTCCATTGTCGGAGGGGCGTCCAGGGTCAGAGGGGCGTTCAGGCGCAGCACCCTGTCGAAGGCACTCGGGTGGTGGGCTGCCAGCGCCAGCTCCTCTGGGCTCAGGTGGTGGGCATCCAGGTGGTTCCTCGGAGGGGGGCTGAAGAGGGGTGGCGTGGGAGGGAAACGCTGAGGGTGGCCCCCGCCGGCGGCGCCGATGGCGCCCATCACGCACCCTATTCCGACACTTTCCCTTCCACCAGAGCCCGAGCCGGGCATGCGCAGGAGGTTGAAGGGGCTGGCGTCGGGTGGCAGATGGAGGCCGTGAAGAGGAGGCTGCAAGGGGCAATCTGCGCCCCCGCCCAGGGAGGACGGCCCCCCCATGCGCGGGGTGAGAGGGCTACCGTGATCACCCTCCAGGTAGATGCGGAAGCCGTGGGTGTTCTGAGCGTGCTGCAGCAAAAACCAGGCGCTGCCGTACGACTGCTTACAGGTAGTGCAGGTGTAGGTGGTCGGCTCCTCTTTAcctgagaagagaagagaagaaagaatcGGGTTAGGAGGAACTCCATCATACATATCCATTAAACACCGATAGCATTGGAATTACTGTACGTCGTGACAATGCAAATCAAAGATCAAATCCTGCAATGCTGTTAATTTAGGAAATGTCCACACGGTTGCATAACAGCACCGCGTACAGAACGGAGTCCGAGCAACTCTTTTCAACTTTCAGCCACTGTTTCATTGGAACCTGAGGCCGAACTGTTACAGCTTTTAAGAGTGGCTGGCGCATGGTGTTGAGGGCTTTTCCAAATACAAAAGTAGCTGTTATTGAGGTCATGCCCCACATGAGTAGCATGTGAGAAATagtctgtgttagtgtgtgtgtgtgtgtgtgtgtatttgtttttctcccagACTGCTCTAGGACATGATTTCTCCCTTTAGACTGACTGTGAGTCCTCCATTGTCAGCAGGAGAACAAAGAAACGGGCTTACCCGGCAGACTACCACTTCCTACTGATCTACCAGAACAGAGGCTCACTgataaacacaagaaacactcAGGGAACACAAGAGAGTCATTTACACTTTTTAATTGCTGCTTTCTGACTCTATCGacagcatatatatacatatacagtatgtatatatatgattatatatacatatatatgtatatatatgtatgtatatatatgtatatacagtgtatgtgtatatatatgtatttatatatatatttatatatgtatatatgtatataaatatatatatttataaatgataataaaaagatATCTGACCAACTATGAAtttgtttcatatatatatatatatatacgataatAAAAAATCTGACCCACTATGAATTCTTTTTTCAAGAGGTTGGGAGGTTGGGACCCTATCAGTAAATACATTCCCTTTGATGTGACTTTGTATtttggcaacaaaaaaagaataagtaTCAAATGTATGCAAGTCTATTCATGTCCAACGTATTCGAGTCACATTCTCTCACGTGAAGTGTTTACACTCCCCCAGAACACCCAGACGCCTCGGGAAAAGAGAAAACAGTGTAAGAACGTTTAGGCTCCAACCCGGAGAGCGGAAAAAATAAAACCCCTGCAGTCGGCCGGcgagcttctcttcctctcatcgcCCCTTTCAGCGGACGATGAGAggaatatttaaaacaataattgCCTTTGAATGGCCTCTGCGATGATGACCTACGGAGGGACCCCGCGGCGCACGTGTAATCTCATTAGTGGGACCGAACGGACGGCCATCGGCTCGTTTACCAGATTAGATGAGaacaccaccccccccctcccccctcccccgccgtcGCTGCCATTCAGAGCCTTACACGATTAAGCAAATTCATACACGAACGCTCACAATCAAAGTAAAATACACTCGAGTACATAACGAGTCAAGACGTTTGTGATTTCGGGGGCCGCCGTTTCGACGACGGCGATGAACGGAGCGGGCTGGGAATCGGGAAAGTAAAGTGCCGCCGCTCTGGAATATGAATATGCACTTTGCTCAGCTTTAAAATCAAGACTCACGAGCCGGGAGTCGCACGCAGAAGAGCTCAAATACTGACAGACAGCACTAATACCCCAGAAATTACTTCATTACCTCGTCGCGCCATTAAAGACTACCCTCAAATCGTTTCCAAGAATATCTGTCCGGATCAAATTTGCGGGAAAgaaattacaaatatttgacattCATTTCAAATCCTGCTTCGAGCTGATGCGCGTAAATGTCGGGTAGGCGTGGGTGGAAATGCAGTTTATTTATGTGATGACTAATTATATCGACGCGTCAAAAGTCGCAGTACATAATACACTTTAAATGCGTTTTAATATGATCGCGAAATCTGAATAAGGCTGTCGTTTAGGGCTCGCAATATTGATGCTaattatctcttttttttcttcggtAAAAAGCTATTTTGCTGTACGGTGTCATGAACAATAAAtggcccaaaaaaaacaacgttTACTTCAGTAAGGTGGATAGtaaaaaataatacacacaaaATAGGACGAATCTCTTTGCTAATtaccagaaaaacaaacatgacaaATTAGCAGTGATGCTAAAAGGATGTCGTGGAAGCTTTTATACATCTGCACACTGCAATTTACCCCTAATAGCCAGAAGGAGTCAAAGAGGTTGTGGtaggaaaaaaaaatgaaagattCAACACAACATATCTGCAATGggagcatctgtgtgtgtgtgtgtgtgtgtgtgtgtgtgtgtgtgtgtgtgtgtgtgtgtgtgtgtgtgtgtgtgtgtgtgtgtgtgtgagtgctaaAAAGAGATGTAATTTCCCTtctaaacacacattaacaccgAAAAGACACAATTTGCATTCATCAGGATTATGTTTGGTGTGTTGTGTTCAATGGCCTGTGTGTAGACGGGGTCCTGTCTCTTCCAACTGATTTTACTCCTCCTTTTTGTGACCATCCCCTCCCGtctttctgcacacacacacacacacacacacacgcgcgtgcgCTTGTATTCCACGTGACCGACGATTAGGAAAGGCAGCTAAATTATGGATCGTTAAAATCGCCACCAATTACCGCTAATTGCTGCCACCTGCATCGGGTCTAACCTGTGAATACCATTTGCATTtattgattcattatttttttgtttttcctctgtAAACCACTCTAATCCTGGACACTGACAGTATTCTACAGCAATCATCCTTTAGGTACACATTGCTGCGACATGGGAACCGTCATTCATCCAACACGTACGAGGGCTCTGCgtttctcttattttgaaaaataaaagactgtcatttttttttaaactggaaaATGCCCCCTGTCACGAACGTGACCGAGTTAGAGTCTGATCTTTACGTTATTGTACACATTTAATGGATGTAAATGTACAGAGAGCTTAATATCCAACGGTATGTTTCCCGTGAACATTATTTTGAAGGAAGCCCTCCATCCCCTGAAGGTGCACCTTCTTTCATACAATCCAACGAGAGGGGGTCAACTTTTGGTTAAACTGGGATTGCAAATTGCAAAACAACACATCTTTTTTCTCCATGTGAGGTAGTGATGATTCTGACACTGGAGTCCAAATAAACCCCCGAAATGTTATTCATACACGTGTGGAAATGGatgcattgaaaaaaaaaggggggaggaggaggagaagggctcCGGGTGTGTGACTCCATCTCATCTTCTACACCCAAGAAAACACGCCGTCGACTGATGAAAGCAAAGCGTCTGCGTGTAGGATGTCGTCAGCAGAGCGAAAAGAActtcagaaataaataaaaaatgtgagcCAAAAATATTGAGTAAAATAAGCGAGAGGCACAACAGTGTAACTCTTGAGCTAATACGCTCCTTTTTGGACTCCCAGCTCAGACTTGTCTGCTCACTGATTGAAACTGTAAGGTTAATGGATTTTAGAGTAGGCGACCGCcacactctgtctctctgtaatATACTCCCATCAGCCACTTCATTAGGCAAACTCTCCACCACCGGGAGGTGGAAAAATGAAGTGAGGAAGCGGACTGGAGAACGGTCGATGAAGACGGATAGTTGGAGGAACAGGGGAAGAAAGAGATGAGATAAGGAGGAGTAATCCCTCTGGTTTAGACGGAGGTGACACACACCTGCTGCAACTTTTTAAAGTTTGCAGACGGCAGGAATGTTAAGtagggaaaggagaggagggcggaaggagggagggagggaggactgGGGGTAAATAATAGCATCCGGTTCTTTACCTGGGGTAAATGTCAAAGCCATACAGCCtggagggagacacacacacacacacacacacacacatactccacacacacatgcgcacacagtTCCACAAATGTCCTCCAACTCAATACCGGCCATGCTACAGTGACACGCACATGCATTAAGCCCTATTAGGCCAAGGGCATCGCCTGGACACTTATGTGGTGGTGCGAGATGGGGGAGAGGAAGGCGGGGAAGGCAGCTCGGCTCGTGTTTCACGACACCTCtctgcctgcgtgtgtgtgtgtgtgtgtgtgtgtgtgtgtgtgtgtgtgtgtgtgtgtagtgctctGATCTGAtggctgttaaaaaaaaaagtgaaataagcCAGTGCAAACCGACAAGACACACGATACGTCCAGGAGAGGGgtttaagtttttttcttctctgggCTAAAATGctctgaaaacattttttttttttttatgtctcaAACTGCATCATGGACCAAATGCACATTTTTGATTTGTGTCATAATGCCTCGACcgaaacagatttattttcccaaaagattattttttacatttgtttgctTACAAATTACATTTCTGGACGTGATCATACACTTTGTCGTCAGGCTTGTCcgctataatagtaataatattgaatatatatattgaggaTACTGTGTAAaatgatttaaccctcctgttaccttcgggtcaatttgaccccattcaatgtttaatgtcggtgttctttggggtcaatttgaccccaggctgtttttcactgtgtcaaacatataagaaatatcaacttttttatatatttaaagggctatttaggtagtcaacaaacaaacataaagtacctcacacttaaacttggaaaacaatattatttctaataattttctggaggttttaattgctggggtcaaattgaccccgagggtaaaatatgtcagtaaatataaaggtaacaagagggttaaacattgaatggggtcaaattgaccctaaggcaacaggagggttaaatgtcccTATTTTTTTTACGGTTAATTTATGAAATAACTAATCACCACGGCGACGCTCCTCTCTTACAAAAGTGGGGAAACAAAGATGGATGCCAGAGCTTGGTCGGACCCACAATTATCTGACTGGGCCTCATATGGACTCCACCATGTGTTCCCCTTGTATTGTCTACCCTCTCCATCGCTCGCCTCCTCCTGTCTTTACGTCTCAATAGTTTTCCATCCCTTACTTTCTTTGTTCTttaagtacccccccccccctctccttccatCCATCGTGGCTCTCTGGAGGTGTCCTTGGCTGGGTCCACCCCTGGGTGAGATGATAGTAATTGAGGTAATGGAACATCGCTGAAACCGGATTAGCTACACATACTGGGGAGTGAGGGACGATGTCCCTTAATACAATTTGGTATTTCTGCCTGAGCCTCGGGCTTTCTGGATCGGCTGCTTGTATTTACATCACATCTTTCCCctgatcacccccccccccccccccccacacacacacacacttttcttatAGGGATACCTGGACATTTCACGAGAATATCAGCCTTCTCTTAAAGTGCACATGACGTACGCAGGCAAAACAAtctaaattaaacaaataataatcatGGGACATTCCTTGTGCTTTAATATGACCTGAATGCAGGTAGGGTTTGAAGGAGAATTACCAATATTTGTACGGCTGACATACAAGTCAGTGAGCAGAAGTAGTAGATGAGTAATAAACACAAGGTAGCAAAAGAAACAAGAGCTTCATTGTTTATATTTCTATACCTGACCAAAAACAGAACGACATCCCACTGGAACTGATGTAATATTCCTTTTAAACGAGGCAAATTAGAAGGAGTTAGCAGAATGTGATATGGGCAATAATCTCACGATCATAACTGATAATAATCGTTGTGAGATAATGAGCTGTGTTTATGTCGGTTTCACCCTTCTTTCTTTCATAATCCCTATTTCATGTTCAGTGACACATGTGAGTGTTAGCTGATCAACATTGAGATTAACATGGATTTGTAATGTAGCCGAGGCCCAATGGGAGCCAACCATCCcagtgaaatgtgtgtttttttcaaagGGTATAACCTAACCAATGCCAGGGTCAAAACCCAgcattcatccctccatcatcaAAAGTTGTGGCTTTCTGCCTCGATTCCCAGTCAGTTATACTGCCCAGAAGCACTTTATCATACCCTTGTTGTCATGTGAAAATCCTGTTACCCTAATTGTGGCTACTTTCATGTTTTAATTTCAGAACTGCGTGTTCTCGCTTGAGCTGCAGGAATTCACCGACCCTCGGGCTCATATATGTGGAACCGTTTCAAAACCCTGTTGGTTAGACTCGAGAACACATGTTGGCCAAGTTCACAAACAAGGCTGTTATGAAATTGGGGAGaccaacagaaaaagaaaataagaccATTGTTGCATACTCGAGTGATATcgaattacagtttttttcgattgctaaacgacagtgggcacaactggagtcacatgtgcaaaactctaaccacagtctgcactaccaacagtcacctgagctaaacagttcacatcacctgcaaaagtcattccaagcaacacaactcttaacacatgattCAAAACATGCTCAatgcagccaaacactctgcacaaccctcactgagggaacacacactgtcactcagagtacactgagagtaaaaacacgagcatcaaacaccaatacagaaaatactaacttttcatctttacagtttgaacaatttcagtgacttcaaacaaagtaatattttcttcaaagaaaagagtgacattctttcacatgatttatgaatttatttagaacataacaattctttaaggtaaatgaaaattagcagtttgcttcaatagtctgtagtaatttacggaattacagtaatgagaaaaaaaaggtagaaactaaaagtacatactgtaattcgaacaaataattgagggtctaatcctgcctctagcatcaggccacatgttgtcatcaacatcacatctcatgttctctcttgccacctggggaagaaccttctggagggccttatccatccctggcagtcctctggactcgtgtcctcacatccggcacgcatggcttccaaaagagacatttggtcatgtgggtggtgaccaaacacttggttcacgacattacatgacatggtctataagtggagcccttatttcatctggaataacagctctttgtcttcctccacgcatccccctctccctgccacccttctccctccacgaacacgtcttccttgttccatttccaaaatgagtctttctgagctctacctatatatactgtaatatatatatacatatatatatatatgtgtgtgtgttcactcacaagtctaaaacaagacacctgcttagcctttcagctgaaattgcaatcatcagtgtttgaaaggcaccaggctgaactctattccgttttgaatgtgtggttcacagttttgacagcagtgtgttagcatttgaacaaagtgctgta is a genomic window containing:
- the bcl11aa gene encoding BCL11 transcription factor A a, translating into MSRRKQGKPQHLSKRDFSPAEPLSAAAVPSSELLQRCSENSDEYRGLNNGRRPLPPAAAAAAVVGRLARPGHDAHPSPEQDLLTCGQCQATFPLADILLFIEHKRKRCHGPPCLAVGRGLDKPPSPSPGLALTPSPAFAATRGRRPVEVGVQATMADDHDERFSLPRGIFPKLEPLPGKEEPTTYTCTTCKQSYGSAWFLLQHAQNTHGFRIYLEGDHGSPLTPRMGGPSSLGGGADCPLQPPLHGLHLPPDASPFNLLRMPGSGSGGRESVGIGCVMGAIGAAGGGHPQRFPPTPPLFSPPPRNHLDAHHLSPEELALAAHHPSAFDRVLRLNAPLTLDAPPTMDFSRRLRELAGNNLGSTPPLSPSRPSPMQRLLQPFQTGGVSGGGVGGTKPPYLATPPPLPGSMQSPVGSQTTPTTPLPSAGATPSSATPLKSKCCEFCGKAFKFQSNLIVHRRSHTGEKPYKCHLCDHACTQASKLKRHMKTHMHKSSSPNTGKSEDGLSTASSPEPGTSEHLGSASNALKSVVAKLKSENNRMLRENGEEEEEEEEEEEEEEEEEEEEEEEEEDEEERNRERAARRTSNSYHFGLTLEAPRQHENNGCIGSRLGGVADEGSIPRSLPEVMQGMGLAASMHHFSEALSAHKRNAMAKENHLHLHHHLNQDHHHNREMCDGNSVMETDRGAEGSVSTVNGRGASPNESASVGLTKKLLLGSPTPISPFSKRIKLEKEFDLPTPTIPNTDNVYSQWLAGYAASRQLKDPFLNFGDSRQSPFASSSEHSSENGSLRFSTPPGELDGGMSGRSGTGSGGSTPHLGGHGRPNSKESRRSDTCEYCGKVFKNCSNLTVHRRSHTGERPYKCDLCNYACAQSSKLTRHMKTHGQVGKDVYKCEICKMPFSVYSTLEKHMKKWHSDRPLSTEIKSE